The proteins below are encoded in one region of Telopea speciosissima isolate NSW1024214 ecotype Mountain lineage chromosome 10, Tspe_v1, whole genome shotgun sequence:
- the LOC122642664 gene encoding putative ankyrin repeat protein RF_0381: protein MDMSAALAERQKVQLFLNAARTGNLDLLKKLAANLDDGQGVAISVSSVKDANKRGALHFAAREGKTEICKYLLEELKLDVETKDEDGETPLLHATRQGHTDTAKYLLECGANPSISSDIGATALHHAAGTGNIDLLRFLLSKGVDVDSQSDAGTPMIWAAGHGQQEAVKVLLENHANPNAETDDNITPLLSAVAAGSLPCLELLIQAGANANVSAGGATPMHIAADNGSPDIINCLLKAGADPNAVDEDGLKPIQVAAARSNRGAIEVLFPLTSSVQTIPDWSVGGIIEHMQSEAGKEQGETENSKKADTPKDTTLQKQDLPEVTPEAKQKALEAKSRGDDAYKRQDYLMAIDAYTQAIDLDPTDATLLSNRSLCWIRLGQAEHALADAKACRALRPNWAKSCYREGAALRLLQRFDEAANAFYEGVKLDPENKELVNAFREAVEAGRKFHGTDDKKA, encoded by the exons ATGGATATGTCTGCAGCATTAGCAG AAAGGCAGAAGGTTCAACTATTCCTTAATGCTGCTCGTACTGGAAATCTCGATCTCCTGAAGA AACTGGCGGCAAACCTCGATGACGGGCAGGGAGTAGCAATATCTGTATCAAGTGTTAAGGACGCAAACAAAAGAGGGGCGCTTCACTTTGCTGCGCGAGAGGGGAAGACTGAGATTTGCAAGTACTTACTTGAGGAACTGAAGCTCGATGTCgaaacaaaagatgaagatg GAGAGACTCCTCTTCTTCATGCTACTCGGCAAGGACACACTGACACTGCCAAGTATCTTCTTGAATGTGGTGCAAATCCCTCTATTTCCAGTGACATAGGAGCCACAGCTTTGCATCATGCGGCTGGAACAG GAAACATAGATCTGCTGAGGTTCCTACTGTCCAAAGGGGTTGATGTGGATTCACAAAGTGATGCTGGTACCCCAATGATTTGGGCTGCTGGTCATGGTCAACAAGAGGCTGTGAAGGTTTTGTTGGAAAACCATGCTAAT CCTAATGCTGAAACTGATGATAATATTACTCCACTTTTATCCGCTGTTGCGGCTGGTTCACTGCCATGCTTAGAGCTGTTGATTCAG GCAGGGGCTAATGCAAATGTTAGTGCAGGTGGGGCAACTCCAATGCACATAGCTGCCGATAATGGGAGCCCAGATATTATCAATTGCTTATTAAAAGCAGGAGCAGATCCCAATGCAGTTGATGAG GATGGCCTGAAGCCAATACAGGTTGCTGCTGCGAGGAGTAATCGTGGAGCTATTGAGGTTCTTTTCCCCTTGACATCGTCTGTGCAAACTATTCCGGACTGGAGTGTTGGTGGAATAATTGAACATATGCAGTCTGAAGCAGGAAAAGAACAG GGGGAAACAGAAAATTCGAAGAAAGCTGATACACCGAAAGACACCACCTTGCAGAAGCAAGATCTTCCTGAG GTCACACCTGAGGCAAAGCAGAAAGCTTTGGAGGCGAAATCAAGGGGGGATGATGCGTATAAAAGACAAGATTATCTTATGGCTATAGATGCTTATACACAG GCAATTGACCTGGACCCCACTGATGCTACTTTACTCTCAAATCGAAGCCTTTGTTGGATACGTTTGGGACAAGCTGAGCATGCCTTAGCAGATGCAAAGGCCTGCAGAGCGCTGAGACCAAATTGGGCAAAATCTTGCTATAGAGAAGGTGCAGCTCTACGTCTACTGCAG AGGTTTGATGAAGCAGCAAATGCCTTTTATGAGGGTGTAAAGCTTGACCCAGAAAACAAGGAGCTTGTAAATGCTTTCAG GGAAGCGGTGGAAGCTGGTCGAAAATTTCATGGCACAGATGATAAAAAGGCTTAG